In Longimicrobiaceae bacterium, a single genomic region encodes these proteins:
- a CDS encoding acyl-CoA dehydrogenase family protein, producing the protein MSFLQQPPTLGNQYDEDRALRSLLARILPPDVLGDVEPSLREMGRISAELYPAQLADRCNEPRLTQWSAWGERIDHIEPTPLWREAERIAAEHGVVAAAYERAHGRFSRIHQFALAYLFTPSTDIYSCPLAMTDGAARTLLDSGNEALAARAVPHLISRDPAEFWTSGQWMTETTGGSDVGRSETVARRDEDGTWRLYGRKWFTSAAASQVALTLARPEGNDPGGRGLALFYVEARDAEGRLAGIRVDRLKDKLGTRKLPTAELTLDGTPAVPVAGLENGVRGITPMLNVTRTWNAVSAVALMRRGIALARDYAGRRVAFGAPLAEQPLHVDTLAGLQAEFEGALHLTFRAVELLGALEAGEIGEDEARLLRVLTPVAKLTTARQSVAVASEVVEAFGGAGYVEDTGIPVLLRDSQVLSIWEGTTNVLSLDTLRALESVGGPGPVRGELERCAAATRDPDLSAVVGR; encoded by the coding sequence ATGTCCTTCCTTCAGCAGCCCCCCACCCTCGGCAACCAGTACGACGAGGACCGCGCCCTCCGCTCGCTCCTCGCACGCATCCTCCCGCCGGACGTGCTGGGCGACGTGGAGCCTTCGCTGCGGGAGATGGGACGCATCTCCGCCGAGCTGTACCCCGCGCAGCTCGCCGACCGGTGCAACGAGCCGCGTTTGACGCAGTGGAGCGCCTGGGGCGAGCGCATCGACCACATCGAGCCGACGCCGCTCTGGCGCGAGGCGGAGCGGATCGCCGCGGAGCACGGCGTGGTGGCGGCGGCGTACGAGCGCGCCCACGGCCGCTTCTCGCGGATCCACCAGTTCGCGCTGGCGTACCTCTTCACCCCCTCCACCGACATCTACTCCTGCCCGCTGGCGATGACCGACGGCGCCGCGCGCACCCTGCTGGACTCCGGGAACGAGGCGCTGGCCGCGCGCGCCGTGCCGCACCTCATCAGCCGCGACCCGGCGGAATTCTGGACCAGCGGGCAGTGGATGACGGAAACCACCGGCGGCTCGGACGTGGGGCGCTCGGAGACCGTGGCGCGGCGGGACGAGGACGGGACGTGGAGGCTGTACGGGCGGAAGTGGTTCACCTCCGCCGCGGCCTCGCAGGTGGCGCTCACGCTGGCCAGGCCGGAGGGGAACGACCCCGGCGGACGGGGCCTCGCCCTCTTCTACGTGGAGGCGCGGGACGCGGAGGGGCGGCTCGCGGGGATCCGGGTGGACCGGCTCAAGGACAAGCTGGGGACGCGCAAGCTCCCCACCGCCGAGCTGACGCTGGACGGGACCCCGGCCGTCCCGGTCGCGGGGCTGGAGAACGGGGTGCGCGGCATCACCCCCATGCTCAACGTCACCCGGACCTGGAACGCGGTGAGCGCGGTGGCGCTGATGCGGCGCGGGATCGCCCTGGCGCGCGACTACGCCGGGCGGCGCGTGGCGTTCGGCGCGCCGCTGGCGGAGCAGCCGCTGCACGTGGACACGCTGGCCGGTCTCCAGGCGGAGTTCGAGGGCGCGCTGCACCTCACCTTTCGCGCCGTGGAGCTGCTGGGCGCCCTGGAGGCCGGGGAGATCGGGGAGGACGAGGCGCGGCTCCTGCGCGTGCTCACCCCCGTCGCCAAGCTCACCACCGCGCGCCAGTCCGTGGCCGTGGCGAGCGAGGTCGTGGAGGCGTTCGGGGGCGCGGGGTACGTGGAGGACACCGGGATCCCCGTGCTGCTGCGCGACTCCCAGGTGCTCTCCATCTGGGAGGGGACCACCAACGTCCTGTCGCTGGACACCCTGCGGGCGCTGGAGTCGGTGGGCGGGCCGGGCCCGGTGCGCGGGGAGCTGGAGCGGTGCGCGGCGGCCACCCGCGACCCGGACCTCTCGGCCGTGGTGGGGCGGG
- a CDS encoding SDR family oxidoreductase — MAGGDRGGWEYAERWALVTGASSGIGEAFARRLARLRMKLVLSARREERLRELAAELRRAHGTEAVVIPADLGKPGAAGVLWMEARDGREVHLLVNNAGFGLKGRFDALSLERQAEMVRLDCTALMELTHLALPPMRARGDGGIVNVASVAAFQPVPDMAVYAASKAFVLSLTQAVAEEQRGSGVRVQALCPGPVATGFQDVAGTQVTERTPGIMTADEVVAAALRALEAGDDAVVPGTLNRLGTLAGRMLPRSLVLRGAKTILKKLR; from the coding sequence ATGGCGGGTGGAGACCGCGGGGGGTGGGAGTACGCGGAGCGGTGGGCGCTCGTGACCGGCGCCTCCTCCGGGATCGGGGAGGCGTTCGCGCGGCGGCTGGCGCGGCTGCGGATGAAGCTGGTCCTCTCCGCGCGCCGGGAGGAGCGGCTGCGCGAGCTGGCCGCGGAGCTGCGGCGCGCGCACGGGACGGAGGCGGTGGTGATCCCCGCGGACCTGGGGAAGCCGGGGGCGGCGGGGGTGCTCTGGATGGAGGCGAGGGACGGGCGGGAGGTGCACCTCCTCGTCAACAACGCCGGCTTCGGGCTGAAGGGGCGCTTCGACGCGCTGTCGCTGGAGCGGCAGGCGGAGATGGTGCGCCTCGACTGCACGGCGCTGATGGAGCTCACGCACCTGGCGCTCCCGCCCATGCGGGCGCGGGGCGACGGCGGGATCGTCAACGTCGCCTCGGTCGCCGCCTTCCAGCCGGTCCCGGACATGGCCGTCTACGCGGCGAGCAAGGCCTTCGTGCTGTCGCTGACGCAGGCGGTGGCGGAGGAGCAGCGCGGGAGCGGCGTCCGCGTGCAGGCGCTCTGCCCGGGCCCCGTCGCCACCGGGTTCCAGGACGTGGCGGGGACGCAGGTCACGGAGCGGACCCCGGGGATCATGACCGCGGACGAGGTCGTCGCGGCGGCGCTGCGGGCGCTGGAGGCGGGGGACGACGCCGTCGTCCCCGGGACGCTGAACCGCCTGGGCACCCTCGCCGGGCGGATGCTCCCCCGCTCACTGGTGCTCCGCGGGGCGAAGACCATCCTCAAGAAACTACGCTGA
- the argC gene encoding N-acetyl-gamma-glutamyl-phosphate reductase produces MNSRSVVRAGVLGANGYTGREAVRLLSRHPSVRIAFATSQSEAGQPLRPIARGAPDLPLVRAEDADLGGCDVVLSCLPHGESAAWAERALAAGARAIDLSADLRVPRPATPEWARGAVYGLPELHRERIRCAALVANPGCYPTAALVALAPLLRAGLLAGPVIVNASSGATGAGRAPKRELLFAEVAEDFRAYGVGNTHRHLAEMRDQAAALAGGGAPELVFTPHLLPVRRGILETIHLPLREPLAAPESLWVDAYADEPFVEVTAGRTPSLADVVGSNRVAIGVAAVAGVSTPMLTVVAAIDNLLKGAAGQAVQNLNLMFGLDETEGLE; encoded by the coding sequence ATGAATAGCCGCTCTGTCGTACGGGCGGGCGTCCTCGGAGCCAACGGATACACCGGGCGCGAGGCCGTCCGCCTTCTTTCCCGCCACCCGTCGGTGCGGATCGCCTTCGCCACCTCGCAGAGCGAGGCGGGGCAGCCGCTGCGCCCGATTGCGCGGGGCGCGCCCGACCTGCCGCTGGTGCGGGCGGAGGACGCGGACCTCGGCGGTTGCGACGTGGTGCTCTCCTGCCTGCCGCACGGGGAGTCGGCGGCCTGGGCGGAGCGGGCGCTGGCGGCGGGGGCGCGGGCCATCGACCTGTCGGCGGACCTGCGGGTGCCGCGGCCGGCGACGCCGGAGTGGGCGCGCGGCGCCGTGTACGGGCTCCCCGAGCTGCACCGGGAGCGGATCCGCTGCGCGGCGCTGGTGGCGAACCCCGGCTGCTACCCGACTGCCGCCCTCGTGGCGCTGGCGCCGCTCCTCCGGGCAGGGCTGCTGGCGGGACCGGTGATCGTGAACGCCTCCTCCGGGGCGACCGGGGCGGGCCGCGCGCCGAAGCGGGAGCTGCTCTTCGCGGAGGTTGCGGAGGACTTCCGGGCCTACGGGGTGGGGAACACGCACCGGCACCTGGCCGAGATGCGCGACCAGGCGGCGGCCCTGGCGGGAGGCGGGGCGCCGGAGCTGGTGTTCACCCCCCACCTCCTCCCCGTGCGCCGCGGGATCCTGGAGACCATCCACCTCCCGCTGCGCGAGCCGCTGGCCGCGCCCGAGTCGCTTTGGGTGGATGCGTATGCGGACGAGCCGTTCGTGGAGGTGACCGCCGGCCGCACCCCCTCGCTGGCGGACGTCGTGGGGAGCAACCGCGTGGCGATCGGCGTCGCAGCCGTGGCGGGGGTCTCCACCCCCATGCTCACGGTGGTCGCCGCCATCGACAACCTCCTCAAGGGGGCGGCCGGGCAGGCGGTGCAGAACCTCAACCTGATGTTCGGGCTGGACGAAACGGAGGGTCTGGAATGA
- the argB gene encoding acetylglutamate kinase — MSRGITVVKVGGNEVDDAAWLARFAASLVLRGGSTVVVHGGGKEITTLQRALGAEPEWRDGLRVTTEASMRAVAMVLSGVVNKRVVSALLSAGTDAIGVSGEDGGLLRAEVLRGGELGRTGEVAQVRTRLLLAWLEQGLLPVVSPVSRGPDGGPLNVNADDAAAAVAAALGATELLLVSNVPGVLRGGEVVRSVAADGVEALVEDGTASAGMAPKLRAAARAAAAGARVRIGGLEMLRDAGAGTRVLRARALAGTA, encoded by the coding sequence ATGAGCCGCGGGATCACGGTGGTGAAGGTGGGCGGGAACGAGGTGGACGACGCCGCCTGGCTGGCGCGCTTCGCGGCCTCGCTGGTGCTCCGCGGCGGATCGACCGTCGTGGTGCACGGGGGAGGGAAGGAGATCACCACGCTGCAGCGCGCCCTCGGCGCCGAGCCGGAGTGGCGTGACGGGCTGCGGGTCACCACCGAGGCCTCCATGCGCGCCGTGGCGATGGTCCTCTCCGGCGTGGTGAACAAGCGGGTGGTCTCCGCCCTCCTCTCGGCCGGCACGGACGCGATCGGCGTCTCCGGGGAGGACGGCGGGCTCCTCCGGGCGGAGGTGCTGCGGGGCGGGGAGCTGGGGAGGACGGGCGAGGTGGCGCAGGTTCGCACCCGGCTGCTGTTGGCCTGGCTGGAGCAGGGGCTCCTCCCCGTGGTGTCCCCGGTGTCGCGGGGGCCGGACGGGGGGCCGCTGAACGTGAACGCGGACGACGCGGCGGCGGCGGTCGCGGCGGCGCTGGGCGCCACGGAGCTGCTGCTCGTCTCCAACGTGCCGGGCGTGCTCCGCGGCGGCGAGGTGGTGCGGTCGGTGGCCGCGGACGGGGTGGAGGCGCTGGTGGAGGACGGGACCGCCTCCGCCGGGATGGCACCCAAGCTCCGGGCCGCGGCTCGGGCCGCGGCGGCGGGCGCACGGGTGCGGATCGGCGGGCTGGAGATGCTGAGGGACGCCGGGGCGGGGACGCGGGTGCTCCGCGCCCGGGCCCTCGCGGGGACCGCTTGA